In Ovis canadensis isolate MfBH-ARS-UI-01 breed Bighorn chromosome 3, ARS-UI_OviCan_v2, whole genome shotgun sequence, one DNA window encodes the following:
- the PHPT1 gene encoding 14 kDa phosphohistidine phosphatase, with protein sequence MAAAGLAQIPDVDIDSDGVFKYVLIRVYAAPPSGDPAGETKEIVRGYKWAEYHADIYDKVSGEIQKKGYDCECLGGGRISHQSQDRKIHVYGYSMGYGRAQHSVSTEKIKAKYPDYEVTWADDGY encoded by the exons ATGGCGGCGGCGGGCCTCGCCCAGATCCCCGACGTGGACATCGACTCCGACGGCGTCTTCAAGTATGTGCTGATTCGAGTCTATGCGGCGCCACCCTCCGGGGACCCGGCCGGGGAGACCAAAGAGATCGTGCGCGGCTACAAGTGGGCCGAGTACCACG CCGACATCTACGACAAGGTATCGGGCGAGATACAGAAGAAGGGCTACGACTGCGAGTGCCTGGGGGGCGGGCGCATTTCCCACCAGAGCCAGGACAGGAAGATCCACGTGTACGGCTACTCCATG GGTTACGGTCGTGCCCAGCACTCTGTCTCCACTGAGAAGATTAAAGCCAAGTATCCGGACTACGAAGTCACGTGGGCTGACGACGGCTACTGA
- the AJM1 gene encoding apical junction component 1 homolog, which yields MTRTDPPDLLVSTVYQDIKVAAPGPVSRPPPCEGPMARPAAPAPFNKRHCRSFDFLEALDGVAMEARPEAPPAEPAAPRARSRDGETRRRARSKSAPRAPPSLAPAPASPPVLPRRGREAQRTARADASPRREPAYPALRALANELHPIKLQPQRGGPGRIAPLCAAANRCAPAEPPAGPAPHVRCRLDIKPDEAVLQHAARGSRPCGPPETAPWPRAAPQLHGLTVPGPRHAALSRTPTPSDSYCTDPRALYCDGPLPGPRDYAERRSVPFTTPPGPTQFFYTEEPEGHPGGFMASPGPPFDGYYPRPFLPEEPPGPSPRSGSGYYAGEVRTFPVQEPPSRSYYGEAPRAYGPPCGPRYAPEEPRARPAARAFYTEDFGRYRNREALTRTYPHLRGSPAWGDWGPRPYRTLQVAPPPDPGPLLASWHGGTGTSPPRLATDSRHYSRSWDNILAPGPRREDPLGRGRSYENLLGHEAREPRSTSPEGRRPPVVVNLSTSPRRYAALSLSETSLSEKGRVREGPGRNWYVTPEITITDNDLRAAERPAARSWEMPGSRPRQSQPAAPDGPASGRQRSLEQLDELITDLVIDSRSPAGQALEPASDGLGRQLRRLLDSRPSGPGGPAPAPRSPPASAGSAEEPAGQGQAADASPEPSADEDDLMTCSNARCGRTETMFNACLYFKSCHSCYTYYCSRLCRREDWDAHKARCVYGRVGSVCRHVLQFCRDSGPVHRAFSRIARVGFLSRGRGVLFLGFPSPGSADNFLRFGLEGLLLSPTYLSLRELATHAAPLGSYARELAAAGRLYEPAECFLLSVSVAVGPGATPPGAPARPAPAPRSPGPTVRKFAKVALAAGSPARPPPARGREPDMETLILTPPPGTAGLDQDGEAGRRAREVAFIHIQRELRLRGVFLRHEFPRVYEQLCEFVEANRRFTPTTIYPTDRRTGRPFMCMIMAASEPRALDWVASANLLDDIM from the coding sequence ATGACCCGCACCGACCCGCCGGATCTGCTGGTGTCGACCGTGTACCAGGACATCAAGGTGGCGGCCCCGGGGCCCGTGTCGAGGCCCCCGCCATGTGAGGGCCCCATGGCCCGGCCTGCAGCGCCCGCGCCTTTCAATAAGCGCCACTGTCGAAGCTTCGATTTCCTGGAGGCGCTGGACGGGGTGGCCATGGAGGCCCGCCCGGAGGCGCCCCCAGCGGAGCCCGCCGCGCCGCGCGCACGATCCCGCGACGGCGAAACCCGGCGCCGCGCCCGCTCCAAGAGCGCCCCCCGCGCGCCCCCGAGCCTGGCGCCCGCGCCCGCCTCACCACCCGTGCTGCCGCGCCGAGGCCGAGAAGCGCAGCGAACGGCGCGGGCCGACGCGTCGCCCCGCCGGGAGCCCGCGTACCCCGCGCTGCGCGCGCTCGCCAACGAGCTGCACCCCATCAAGTTACAGCCGCAGCGGGGCGGCCCTGGCCGCATCGCGCCCCTCTGTGCTGCAGCCAACCGCTGCGCGCCAGCCGAGCCACCCGCGGGGCCCGCCCCCCACGTCCGCTGCCGCCTGGACATCAAGCCGGACGAGGCGGTGCTGCAGCACGCCGCCCGGGGCTCACGGCCCTGTGGGCCCCCCGAGACCGCGCCCtggccccgcgccgccccgcagCTCCACGGCCTCACGGTGCCCGGGCCTCGCCACGCGGCCCTctcccgcacccccacccccagtgactCGTACTGCACCGACCCCCGGGCGCTGTACTGCGACGGGCCGCTCCCTGGGCCCCGGGACTACGCGGAGCGCCGGAGTGTGCCCTTCACCACCCCGCCGGGGCCCACCCAGTTCTTCTACACGGAGGAACCCGAGGGCCACCCTGGGGGCTTCATGGCCAGCCCTGGCCCGCCCTTCGACGGCTACTATCCCAGGCCCTTTCTGCCCGAAGAGCCCCCAGGGCCCAGTCCAAGAAGCGGGAGCGGCTACTACGCGGGGGAAGTTCGCACCTTCCCGGTCCAGGAACCACCCTCCCGCTCCTACTACGGGGAGGCCCCCCGCGCCTACGGCCCGCCCTGCGGCCCGCGTTATGCCCCCGAGGAGCCTCGAgcccgccccgccgcccgcgCGTTTTACACTGAGGACTTCGGGCGGTACCGCAATCGAGAAGCCCTGACGCGGACTTACCCACACCTGCGAGGCAGCCCGGCCTGGGGCGACTGGGGCCCGCGGCCTTACCGCACCCTGCAGGTGGCGCCCCCGCCGGACCCCGGCCCGCTGCTCGCCTCCTGGCATGGCGGCACGGGCACCAGTCCACCCCGGCTAGCGACCGACAGCCGCCACTACTCGCGCTCCTGGGACAACATCCTGGCCCCAGGGCCGCGCCGCGAAGACCCCTTGGGCCGTGGCCGTAGCTACGAGAACCTGCTGGGCCACGAGGCGCGGGAGCCGCGGAGCACGTCCCCCGAAGGCCGGCGCCCGCCTGTCGTCGTGAACCTGTCCACCTCACCCCGACGCTACGCGGCGCTGTCCTTGTCCGAGACGTCACTGTCCGAGAAGGGCCGTGTGAGGGAGGGCCCCGGCCGAAACTGGTACGTAACCCCGGAGATCACCATCACCGACAACGACCTGCGCGCCGCCGAGCGTCCGGCCGCCAGGAGCTGGGAGATGCCGGGGAGCCGCCCCCGCCAGTCTCAGCCTGCAGCCCCCGACGGCCCCGCCTCTGGCCGCCAGCGCAGCCTCGAACAGCTGGACGAGCTCATCACTGACCTGGTCATCGACTCGCGGTCCCCAGCCGGCCAGGCGCTCGAGCCCGCGTCCGACGGCCTGGGCCGCCAGCTACGGCGCCTGCTCGACTCGCGGCCCTCGGGGCCCGGGGGCCCGGCGCCTGCGCCGCGCTCGCCACCTGCGTCCGCAGGTAGCGCCGAAGAGCCCGCGGGACAGGGGCAGGCGGCCGACGCCTCCCCTGAGCCCAGCGCCGACGAGGACGACCTGATGACGTGCTCCAACGCGCGCTGCGGGCGCACCGAGACCATGTTCAACGCCTGCCTTTACTTCAAGTCCTGCCACAGCTGCTACACCTACTACTGCTCGCGCCTGTGCCGCCGCGAGGACTGGGACGCGCACAAGGCGCGCTGCGTGTACGGCCGCGTGGGCAGCGTGTGCCGCCACGTGCTGCAGTTCTGCCGCGACAGCGGCCCGGTGCACCGCGCCTTCTCGCGCATCGCGCGCGTCGGCTTCTTGTCCCGCGGCCGCGGGGTGCTCTTCCTGGGCTTCCCGAGCCCCGGCTCCGCGGACAACTTCCTGCGCTTCGGCCTCGAGGGGCTGCTGCTGTCGCCCACCTACCTGTCGCTGCGCGAGCTGGCCACGCACGCGGCCCCACTGGGCAGCTATGCTCGGGAGCTGGCGGCCGCCGGGCGCCTCTACGAACCAGCCGAGTGCTTCCTGCTCAGCGTGTCGGTGGCTGTCGGCCCCGGGGCCACCCCGCCCGGCGCCCCTGCCCGGCCAGCGCCCGCGCCTCGCAGCCCGGGACCCACGGTGCGCAAGTTCGCCAAAGTGGCGCTGGCGGCCGGCAGCCCAGCACGGCCGCCCCCCGCGCGGGGCCGCGAACCCGACATGGAGACGTTGATCCTGACGCCGCCGCCCGGCACTGCGGGCCTAGACCAGGACGGCGAGGCCGGCCGGCGAGCACGCGAGGTGGCCTTCATTCACATTCAGCGAGAGCTGCGGCTGCGCGGCGTCTTCCTGCGCCACGAGTTTCCGCGCGTCTACGAGCAGCTCTGCGAGTTTGTGGAAGCCAACCGGCGCTTCACGCCCACCACCATCTACCCCACGGACCGGCGCACCGGCCGCCCCTTCATGTGCATGATCATGGCTGCGTCCGAGCCGCGCGCGCTCGACTGGGTGGCCAGCGCGAACCTCTTGGACGACATCATGTGA
- the MAMDC4 gene encoding apical endosomal glycoprotein — protein sequence MPLCGHLLPAVVMLLGVSGLRNSGASLPLATWLSLLAAGSPGWAWVPNHCRTPREAECNFVCDCRGCPDEAQCGYHGVSPSPGAPFTCDFERDSCGWQDISTAGYRWLRDRAGASPQGPQLRSDHTLGTDLGWYVAVGAHRGRETATAALRSPVLHEAAPTCELRLWYHAASGDVAELRLELTHGAETLTLWRSPGPWGPDWQELVVPTGRIRGAFRVTFSATRNATHRGTVALDDVAFWRCGLPTSQAHCPLGHHRCRNEACVAHPQLCDGEDDCGDRSDEDAALCRHYVATDFEMGLGLWNHSEGWTRNRSAGSPRLPAWPRGDHTWNSAQGFFLASVAEPSAPAVLSSPKFQASAPHNCSLVFYHYLHGSEAGCLQVFLQTASPAAPQTPILLRRRHGELGAAWVRDRVDIQSRHPFRILLAGQTGPGGVVGLDDLILSDHCKPIPELASPPPGCWAPGPWPQPSSLRPRSFCEPGHFFCGDLCVPPEQLCDFQQQCPGGEDEQECGTTDFESPSGGGWEDASVGRLQWVRLPAPDRGGPGPDARRAAGHFLAVQRAWGQLAEEARVLTPTLGPSGPRCELHLVYYLQSHPQGFLELVVVEGSRRELVWQALGSTAGGWKVDRVLLGARRRPFRLELVGLVDVDGPGQQGAGVDDMTLMGCSPAAATEEDSEVSCNFERGACGWHTGHLTDAHWHRVESRGPRYDHTTGQGHFVLLDPTDPPARGPAAHLLTQPRVPSAPQECLSFWFHLFGPQIGTLRLVMRREGEAETHLWSRSGTHGNRWHEAWATLHHQPDSGAKYQLLFEGLRDGYHGSMALDDVTLRPGPCWAPRRCSFEDSACGFSVGGRGLWTRQANASWGPHADHTTETAQGHYMVVDTSPQALLRGHAALLTSEEQRPLVQPTCLSFWYHLSLRNPGTLRVHVEEAGRQQVLSVSSRGGATWRLGSVDLQARQAWRVVFEAVAAGVEHSYMALDDLLLQDGPCPLPASCDFEAGLCGWNHVPRPGLGGYSWDWSSGASPSRYPQPPVDHTLGTEAGHFALFETSVLGPGGRAAGLISQPLPPTAASCLRFWYHMGFPEHFYQGELRVVLSSAQGQLAVWGAGGRRRHQWLEGQVDVASAAEFQIVFEATLGGQPALGPIALDDVEYLAGQRCQLPTPSQGGGAAAAVVPAAVSGALLLLLLLLLLGVAGRRWLQKPGCPCRGEVDAVAPGFENILFRADRVTLPASITNDQ from the exons ATGCCGCTGTGCGGCCACCTCCTGCCCGCGGTGGTCATGCTCCTGG GGGTCTCTGGGCTGAGGAACAGCGGGGCCTCCCTACCCCTGGCCACCTGGCTGTCTCTGCTGGCAGCAGGGTCCCCCGGCTGGGCCTGGGTCCCCAACCACTGCAGGACCCCCCGCGAGGCCGAGTGCAACTTCGTGTGTGACTGCAGGGGCTGCCCCGACGAGGCGCAGTGCG GTTACCACGGGGTCTCGCCCAGCCCGGGCGCCCCCTTCACCTGCGACTTCGAGCGGGACTCCTGCGGCTGGCAGGACATCAGCACCGCGGGCTACCGCTGGCTCCGAGACCGCGCAGGGGCCTCGCCGCAGGGGCCGCAGCTGCGCTCGGACCACACTCTGGGCACCGACCTCG GCTGGTACGTGGCGGTCGGCGCACACCGCGGGAGGGAGACGGCCACCGCGGCCCTGCGCTCTCCTGTCCTGCACGAGGCCGCCCCCACCTGCGAGCTCAGGCTCTGGTACCACGCGGCCTCAGGAG ATGTGGCCGAGCTGCGGCTGGAGCTGACCCACGGTGCAGAGACGCTGACCCTGTGGCGGAGCCCAGGGCCCTGGGGCCCAGACTGGCAGGAGCTGGTGGTGCCCACTGGTCGCATCCGGGGCGCCTTCAGG GTGACCTTCTCTGCCACACGAAATGCCACCCACAGGGGCACTGTGGCCTTGGACGACGTGGCCTTCTGGCGCTGCGGGCTGCCCA cctcccaggcGCACTGCCCCCTGGGGCACCACCGTTGCCGGAACGAGGCTTGTGTGGCGCACCCCCAGCTGTGTGACGGGGAGGACGACTGTGGGGACCGCTCGGACGAGGACGCGGCCCTCTGCA GACACTATGTAGCCACCGATTTTGAGATGGGCCTCGGCCTGTGGAACCACTCAGAGGGCTGGACCCGGAACCGCAGTGCCGGCAGCCCCAGGCTCCCCGCCTGGCCACGCGGTGACCACACGTGGAACAGCGCGCAGG GCTTCTTCCTCGCGTCCGTGGCCGAGCCCAGCGCCCCAGCGGTCCTCTCCAGCCCCAAGTTCCAAGCCTCAGCCCCCCACAACTGCTCG CTCGTCTTCTATCACTACCTGCACGGGTCAGAGGCCGGCTGCCTCCAGGTGTTCCTGCAGACGGCGAGCCCCGCGGCCCCCCAGACCCCCATCCTGCTGCGCAGGCGCCACGGGGAGCTGGGGGCAGCCTGGGTCCGAGACCGTGTTGACATCCAGAGCAGGCACCCCTTTCGG ATCCTCTTGGCTGGGCAGACAGGCCCAGGGGGCGTCGTGGGCCTGGACGACCTCATCCTGTCTGACCACTGCAAGCCAATCCCAG AGCTGGCCAGTCCACCTCCAGGGTGCTGGGCCCCAGGCCCCTGGCCCCAGCCATCCAGCCTGCGGCCTCGGAGCTTCTGCGAGCCCGGACACTTCTTCTGTGGGGACCTGTGTGTCCCCCCGGAGCAGCTGTGTGACTTCCAGCAGCAGTGCCCGGGGGGCGAGGACGAGCAGGAGTGTG GCACCACGGACTTCGAGTCGCCCTCCGGCGGGGGCTGGGAAGACGCCAGCGTGGGGCGGCTGCAGTGGGTGCGCCTCCCGGCCCCGGACAGAGGGGGGCCCGGTCCAGATGCCCGCAGGGCTGCTG GGCACTTCCTGGctgtgcagagggcctgggggcaGCTGGCCGAGGAGGCCCGGGTGCTCACACCCACCCTCGGCCCCTCGGGCCCCCGCTGTGAGCTCCACCTGGTTTACTATCTTCAGAGTCACCCCCAAG GCTTCCTGGAGCTGGTCGTGGTGGAGGGCAGCCGCCGCGAGCTGGTGTGGCAGGCCCTAGGCAGCACCGCTGGGGGCTGGAAGGTGGACAGGGTCCTTCTCGGGGCTCGCCGCCGGCCGTTCCGG CTGGAGCTGGTCGGGCTGGTGGACGTGGACGGCCCCGGGCAGCAGGGCGCAGGGGTGGACGACATGACCCTGATGGGCTGCAGCCCCGCCGCAGCCACGGAGGAAGACTCAG AAGTCTCCTGCAACTTTGAGCGGGGAGCCTGCGGCTGGCACACCGGCCACCTCACAGATGCCCACTGGCACCGGGTGGAGAGCCGTGGCCCAAGGTACGACCACACCACGGGCCAAG GCCACTTCGTGCTCCTGGACCCTACGGATCCCCCAGCCCGGGGCCCCGCTGCCCACCTGCTCACCCAGCCTCGGGTGCCCTCAGCCCCTCAGGAGTGCCTCTCCTTCTGGTTCCACCTCTTCGGGCCCCAAATCG GGACCCTGCGCCTGGTGATGAGGCGAGAAGGGGAGGCAGAAACGCACTTGTGGTCGAGGTCTGGCACCCATGGCAACCGCTGGCACGAAGCCTGGGCCACCCTCCACCACCAGCCGGACTCGGGCGCCAAGTACCAG CTGCTGTTTGAGGGCCTCCGGGACGGGTACCACGGCAGCATGGCGCTGGATGATGTGACCCTGCGACCCGGgccctgctgggcccccaggcgcTGCTCCTTCGAGGACTCGGCCTGTGGCTTCTCCGTGGGGGGCCGGGGCCTCTGGACACGCCAGGCCAACGCCTCGTGGGGGCCCCATGCTGACCATACCACGGAGACAGCTCAGG GGCACTACATGGTCGTGGACACGAGCCCGCAGGCCCTGCTCCGTGGCCACGCAGCCTTGCTGACCTCGGAGGAGCAGCGGCCCCTGGTGCAGCCTACCTGCCTGAGCTTCTGGTACCACCTGAGCCTCCGCAACCCAG GCACTCTGAGGGTCCACGTGGAGGAGGCCGGCAGGCAGCAAGTACTCAGCGTCAGCTCCCGTGGAGGGGCCACTTGGCGCCTGGGTAGCGTGGACCTGCAGGCCAGGCAGGCCTGGAGG GTGGTGTTCGAGGCGGTGGCCGCTGGCGTGGAGCACTCCTACATGGCTCTGGACGacctgctcctccaggacgggccctgccccctcccag CTTCCTGTGACTTCGAGGCTGGTCTGTGTGGCTGGAACCACGTGCCCCGGCCCGGCCTGGGCGGGTACAGCTGGGACTGGAGCAGCGGAGCCTCCCCCTCCCGCTACCCGCAGCCCCCCGTGGACCACACGTTGGGCACAGAGGCAG GCCACTTTGCCCTCTTTGAGACCAGCGTGCTGGGCCCGGGGGGCCGAGCGGCCGGGCTCATCAGCCAGCCTCTGCCGCCCACCGCGGCCTCTTGCCTGCGGTTCTGGTATCACATGGGCTTCCCGGAGCACTTCT ACCAGGGCGAGCTGAGGGTCGTCCTGAGCAGCGCGCAGGGGCAGCTGGCCGTGTGGGGCGCGGGTGGGCGGCGCCGGCACCAGTGGCTGGAGGGCCAGGTGGACGTGGCCAGCGCCGCGGAGTTCCAG ATTGTGTTTGAAGCCACGCTGGGTGGCCAGCCGGCCTTGGGGCCCATCGCCCTGGACGACGTTGAGTATCTGGCTGGGCAGCGGTGCCAGCTGCCCACACCCAGCCAGG ggggcggggcggcggccgCAGTGGTGCCGGCCGCGGTCAGTGgcgccctcctcctcctgctgttgctgctgctgctgggcgtCGCAGGCCGGCGCTGGCTGCAGAAGCCGGGCTGCCCCTGCCGGGGCGAGGTGGACGCCGTGGCCCCCGGCTTCGAGAACATTCTCTTCAGGGCG GACCGCGTCACCCTGCCAGCATCAATCACCAATGACCAGTAG
- the EDF1 gene encoding endothelial differentiation-related factor 1, with translation MAESDWDTVTVLRKKGPTAAQAKSKQAILAAQRRGEDVETSKKWAAGQNKQHSVTKNTAKLDRETEELHHDRVPLEVGKAIQQGRQGQGLTQRDLATKINEKPQVIADYESGRAIPNNQVLGKIERAIGLKLRGKDIGKPIEKGPRAK, from the exons ATGGCTGAGAGCGACTGGGACACGGTGACGGTGCTGCGCAAAAAGGGCCCCACGGCCGCCCAGGCCAAGTCCAAGCAG GCCATCTTAGCAGCTCAGAGACGAGGAGAAGATGTGGAGACTTCTAAGAAAT GGGCCGCTGGCCAGAACAAGCAGCACTCGGTCACCAAGAACACGGCGAAGCTGGACCGGGAGACCGAGGAGCTGCACCACGACCGCGTGCCGCTGGAGGTCGGCAAGGCGATCCAGCAGGGCCGGCAGGGCCAGGGGCTGACGCAGAGGGACCTGGCCACG AAAATCAACGAGAAGCCGCAAGTCATTGCGGACTACGAGAGTGGCCGGGCCATTCCCAACAACCAGGTTCTGGGCAAGATCGAGAGAGCCATTG GCCTGAAGCTCCGGGGGAAGGACATTGGGAAGCCGATCGAGAAGGGGCCAAGGGCGAAATGA